DNA sequence from the Methylacidiphilum kamchatkense Kam1 genome:
GCTCAGATGTGACCATTCGCATTACAAGAACCATAAGAGTGCTATCTTATACTATCCCTGAAGGCACCAGAGCCTTTGGTAAGGTAATAAAGAATGATGGAAGAAATGGCATGGATGTACAATTTACTCGAGCGATTCTTCCCAGAGGTACCATCGTAAAATTCAACAAACGGGCAAAGATTATTCCTATATAGTCTCTTAGCTTTTATAGTCGCACAGAAAGATCCCATCTTCGAGTCGGTTGCTTAGTAAGCAGTTTGGTAAAATCTAGAAAATTCTCTCCTCCTACCCCATCGGCTCCAAGCGCTCTTGGAAGCTGTAGGCAATACGAGCTAAACTTCACTAGCGCTGCAAACGATACAGGGAGGTAGCTTATACCACATGGCGATTCCTAAAGCCTACAGTGGTACAACAAAGAGGGTATACCGACACTTTTCTTTGGCAACCTAGACAGGATGCAAAGAACCTATGCCGACCCTCACTCCTAGCAGAGCCTGTGCCCTTTCTATATTTATTACTCCCAGCTTTTATAATCTGGCAAAGAGTATTCAAAAATGTGATGAGACTACAGACAATATCCTAAGAGCTATCCGATTTTGGAAGGGTTATGATATGAATTTTACCTAGAAAAGGAGCAAGTAGCTTTCCTTATTTTCCATTTTCATGCCAATTGCTAAGCTTTGCACTTTATGCATGCCAACATAGTTGCTGTCACTCAATTCATTCTTGAGCAGATGCCAGAAAGTTGCCGTTTCGACCCGGAAGATGGAGAAAAACTGCTCTCATTAAGGCCTTACCTTTATCCTCTAGAAGACAAACTTGTCAAAGGATTTTATGACCTTCTGTATAGTCATCCTCCAACGGCTTCTATTTTTGATCCAACGGAAAGAGAAAAAAGGGAATGGACGCTTAGAAATTGGTGGAGACGAACCTTAGATGGTCCCTTTGATCTACAATACTGGACCTGGCAAGCAGCGGTCGGAATTATTCACATTCGGAGAAAAGTCAAAAATCCAATGATGATAGGGATGTGGGGCTGGATATTGAATTTCATTGGGAAAGAAATTTCAAATTATCTTTCCTACAATGAATTTCTAAGCGCTACCGAAGTCTTGCACCGGCTGGCGGCAACAGCCCAAGCATTGACTGCCGAAAGTTATTTGCACCACTACCTTATTGCTCTTTCCCAAGCAACAGGTACAGAGCTGCAACTCCTTGACCGGCTTGTTCTTATTGAATTAGATCAGATCCAGGAAATTTTGTCCCAAAGACGCTGACTCATTGCTTAATGACCCTTTGATCTTAGATCCACTCAAGGGGAAGCATAGGAAGGAACAGGAGCACTAGAGAGAAGGCAGCTAGCAAAAGCAGCGATTCCCTCAGCTCTTCCAAGAAACCCAAGTTTTTCGTTGGTTGTTGCTTTAATCCCAATTTGGGAAGGATCGATTCCTAAGGACAAACTAATTTTTATTTTCATTTCATCGATAAAAGGGGACAGTTTTGGCTGTTCACAAATAACGACAGAGTCTATATTTTCAACTTTCCAATTTTCTTTCGAAAGCAGCTGGCTAATTTCATTTAAAAAAACTAAACTAGAAACGTCTTTCCATCTTTGCTCCGAATTAGGGAAAAAGAAGCCAATATCTCTTTTGCCAATAGCTCCAAGGATAGCATCCGCCATTGCATGAATCAACACGTCGCCATCTGAGTGTCCCAAAAGACCAAATTCAAAAGGTATTTCTACTCCACCAATAACCAGTTTTCTTCCTTTAACCAGCTTATGCACATCATATCCAATTCCTGTTCTGATCATGGTCATACATTAACGGATGCAAAAAAAATAAAAATCTATTTTTTTTTATTCTTTCCTTTGTTTTAATTTTTACGTGAGCGTTCATAAAATTGCTCTCATAGGGACGGGTCTACTTGGGCATAGCATAGCTGAAAGATGGCTCCTTACTAGCCACTCTCTTTTGGTTTACAACCGTACCGCTTCAAAAGCAATGGATCTTATCGCTCTTGGAGCAAAGTTGTGCAGCTCTGTCTCTGAAGCCATAGAAGCTGCCAATGCTATTTTCCTTGTCCTTTCTGATGCCACCGTTACTAAAAATCTCCTTTTTGAGTCTAACGTGCCAAGTGCTTTCCATGGAAAAACTTTCTTTCAAATGGGAACCATTAGCCCTGAGGAATCCGAAGAGCTAGCGCTCAAAATCCAAGAAAAAGGAGGGTCTTTTGTCGAACTACCTGTATTAGGGAGCAAAAACGAAGCAAAGAGTGGAACCCTTCTGTTAATGTTTGGAGGCAGTGAAGAAGAATACCACCGTTGGTATCCGCTTTTATCAGCGCTGGGTAAAGTTTTTTTTACAGGGGATCCAAGAAAAGCTGCTGTTTTGAAACTCGCCTTGAATCAACTTATTATTTCTTCTATTATTGCCTTTTCTACAAGCTTCTCCATGGTCTTAAAAGAAAGGATCGATCCTGAGCTATTTATGGAAATCCTCCGAAAAAGTAGTCTTTATTGTGCGACTTTCGATAAAAAACTGCCTCGAATTCTAAACAAAGATTATTCTTCAGCTAATTTTACTTTAAAGCTACTCTTAAAAGACTTAACATTATGCTTGAAGGAAACAGAAAAGCTTTCGATCCAATCGGAGCCTTTAAAAGCCTACGAAAAGCTTATCCGCAAGGCTATCGATCAAGGTTTTGAAAATTGCGATTATTCTTCTGTTTTCGAAGCCATTTATCAAATCCTATGAATAATCAATCCATGGAAATTCGAATAGAAAAAAATCCTACCCAGCAACGGCTAAAGGAACTTGGAATCAGTCATTGGCCGATATGGGAAAAAGAGGTTTCTAAATTCGACTGGCATTATCCAGAAGAAGAAACTTGTTATCTACTGGAAGGAGAAGCAATCATTTCTAGTGCCAATAATAAGCCCATTCGAATTGTTCAAGGCGATCTGGTCGTTTTTCCTAAAGGACTCTCTTGTCAGTGGGAAATAGTAAAAAAAGTAAAAAAACATTATAAAATCGGTTAGCTTCGATAGATTTTTTCTTAACATTGAGTATTGTTGAGTATTGACAGAAACATCGATAAAGTTTTTCTATCATCGATCTTCAGGCCCCATCATCTAGTCGGTTAGGATACGGCCCTCTCAAGGCCGGTGGACGGGTTCGAATCCCGTTGGGGCTATTTTTTCCTAACCAACTAATCAAGGAGAGGGAAAAGTAGGGAAAAAGTGCTTCCTTGCCCTAAGGTGGAATGGACCTCGACTTTGCCTCTGTGATTTTCCATAATTTTTTGGACAATCGCCAGCCCCAGTCCGGTTCCTTCCTTTTTCCGTGTGAGAAAAGGAACGAAAATGTCTTCAATTTCTGCTTGGGTCATTCCAGAACCTGTATCCTTTACTCGGATGGCTAAGTAAGGCTCGGCATCATTGTGTTGAATTTCAGCTATAATTTCCAACCTGCCTCCTTCTCCCATAGCTTGAATTGCATTGAGAATAAGATTGAGCACAGCCTGCTCAACTTGCGCTCTATCCGCTTTTAGGTTAGGGAGCAAGGGAGATATTTTGGTCTGCACCTCAATCCTCTGCCCCGCCAGTTTATGGCGTGAAAGAAGGAGGACGTCATCGATGATCTCTTCCACTTTCATTACTTCCAAAGCAGGCTCGGTGGACCTTCCAATAACAAGGACTTGGTCTACAATCCGATTGAGTTGACTCATCTTTTTTTCGAGGACCTCTAAATCCCTCTGAGAAACTGGATCTTCCTTGATTCTCATCTTAAGACTATGGAGAAGCATATGGATGACGGTCAGAGGATTTCTGATTTCATGAGCGATTTCCGCCGCAAGCAGTCCCAAGGAAAGCAATCTTTCTCCTTCCCTCAGGTTCTCTTCGGTTTGAACAATTCTTTCTAAAAGCCTAGCCTTGGCTAGGGCCACTGCGGAAAGATCAGCTAGGGTTTGGAGAAGTTGAATTTGACTGTTTGAAAATCGATGCGGAGTAGCGGTAAAAATGGCAAGAAGCCCTTGACACTCTTTGCCGAATACCAAAGGGACTGCTAAGAATGAGACCATTTCATTTTCCAAAGCAAACTCCGGACAATGCATCAAAGATTCTTCATGAATATCTTGAATGGCTAAGGGCTTGCATTTTTTAACGACGACTCCAAAAATCGATTCGCTTAACGAAATGACCATCTTCTCTTTTTTTATGTCTTCCTTATTGCTATCATAGGAAGCAATGAGAAGGAGCTCTGACTTTTCCCGATTCAGCAAAAATAGCTTGCCCTTATTCGCGTTCATAAAAAAGACCGCATTGCGAACCACTCCTTCTAAGGTTTTTTCTAAGTCTTCTTGAGAAACGATCGTTCGTCCAATCTCAATCAAGGTAGAAAGCTGCTTGGCCTGTTGACGCAATTTCTCTATTTCCCAGGCATAGGAAAGCCACTGTGCTGCTTCAGAAGCAATGGTTTCTAATTGCTTTTCGTGTTGTGGCCGATAATGACATTTTTCATGACTATCGACATTCAGCACCCCTACGATGGTTGACTGCCACTCGATCGGCACCGCCAGCTCGGAACGTATCCTTGGATCAATGGAAACATAACGCCAATCCTTTGAAACGTCGTCAATTCGCAGGGTCTTTCCAGAAGTTGCTACCCAGCCGGTAATCCCTTCCCCCACCCTAAGTTTCGTCTTTTTAGCTCTTCGCTTGAGCCCAAAGCTTGCTTCGATATCAAGAAAACCTGTATTTGGATTGAATAAGACAAAGGAGCCACTGTCAGATTGGGTGAGGTCAATGGCTATTTTTAAAAAATGCCGGATCACCCCTTGGACAGTAAGCAGTCGTTTGATTTTGTTTATGGACAACAGACTAGCTTTTTTGGCTGTCAAGACGTTGTTTTTATCCTCAGATGCACTTTTCATGTTCATGATTCTTTAGAACTAAATTCCGACAGCCTTTCGAATATTCCTTAAAATTTCCTTTATCTCTTCATCCTTAACTATTTTTTCCCCATTTTTGTTCACTATATAAAACGTATCTAAAGCGGCTCCTTTTTCGGTAGCGATTCGAGCTGAAACAATTTCTATGCCTAACGCTAAGAGCGCATTAGAGATTCTGTACAGAAGAGCTGGTTTATCAGGGGTTTGAATATCCAGGATAGTGTATTTTTTAGAGGAATCCTGATCGAAAGTAATGGAGGTAGGAAATTCTCCTTCGAAATCCTCTTTGATAATGGTCCTGTTTTTAGTAAGCTGCTCAGTAATATCAAATGATTCGCTAAGAAAGGCTTTTTCAAGGATTTTACAAAAAGCATTTTTGTACTGCTCTTTAGAAGCAAACTCCTTGTTGGAAGTGCACACTTTAAACACATCGAGGACAATGCCATCGTTGCGCGTATGGATATCAGCGCTTAAAATGGAAAGACCAAGAATAGAAAAACTGCCACAGATCCTAGAAAAAACTCCTAACCTATCCCATGTGACAATAATCACTTCAGAATGATCTAATTCGGGTTTATCGATCCACTTCACCACCGGGGCTAATACATTGGAACTGGAGTCAATTTGATTCATAAAGAAACGGTGAATGAGCTCGATATGAATAGAGATGGCTTCTTCGGAAAAAGTTTGAAAATACCGTAAAGGCAGATTATTAAAATGCGCTTCTACTTCTTCCTCGTCGATTCGAGAAGAAAGCCTCGCCTTCGTTTTTTCTTTTATCTGCTCGATCGATTTTCTCCGTTCGATAATAAACTCTTCTCTGTTAGCCAATGCTCGTGAGGTTTGATGATAAAGCTCCCACAAAAGCAGATTTTTCCAGCTTGTCCAATTTTTGGATTCCCCTGTCCCTTCTTGATCCGCAAACGTTAATAACAGGAGCATATCCAATCTTTGCTGAGAGCCGACCCGCCGAGCAAAATCTAAAATTGTTTCCTCATCCTCCAGATTTCGTCTGACGGCTATCTGTCCCATCAAAAGATGTTGGTCCACCAAAAAAACAAGATCGGAAAGCTCTTCAGCAGACAATCTGAGCCGTTTGGCTGCATTCATGGCATTGACCGCACTCAGTTCTTCATGATGCTTTCTTCGATTGGCTGCCCTGCCTGTATCGTGTAAAAGAATGGCCAAATAGAGTATAAAAGGATTCTGTAATTGATGAAACAAAGAGGCAAAGTTTTTATAAGGGGCTTCTTTTGCCCCAAGGAGGGAATCGATGACTTCGATAGCCTTCAGGGTATGCTCGTCAGCCGTATAGCGATGAAAGAACTCATGTTGGACAAGACAGCGTAAGGGGGCAAATTCTGGAAAAAGTTTTCCAAGTAATCCAATCTCATGCATTTGTCGACAGACTTCTCCAACCTGGCCTTTTCTGGAAAATATGAGCCGAATTAAATTCCGAACATCTCGACGACGCAAAAAATTGGCATGAATTAAATGCAACCTATTTTTAATCTGGATTTTTAAGGTAGGTCCTATTTTTAGTCCCCACCGTTGGATAAAAGAAAAGGCTTTGAGGATAAGTAGGGGATTTTCAGTCAATTTTTCTGGATTAACAACTTCCAGGCTATGGTTTTCTATAGCAAAAGAGCCAAAAGGCTTGCTCGTCCTCCCTTTAGAAAGAAAGCCTTTTTTTTGAGCAGCAATTGCCTGAGCAGTCGTATTGGCAATAAGATAAATTTGAAGCGCATGATCATAAAAGTGTCGCATGAACTCTTCGACCCGTGCCAAAATATCTTTTTGCGGATATCCTAAGGCCGTGGCAATTTTCCCCTGACTTCCTAAAGTCAAGAGATCAAATTTTCTTTTTTCTCGAAAATGGAGTTCTTCCCGAACCCGAAGCAAAAAATCATAGGCATTTTCTAATTTTTCCCAATCTTTTAGCTCCATCCATTTCTCGCTAACAATCTGTTCTTTTTGGGTGATCTTTTCTTTGACTCTAGCGATCCAAAAAAGACTTTGGTAATCTCGAAGGCCACCACAGCCCCATTTGATGTTAGGCTCCTGAACCAATACCGTCGCTCCATATTTCCTATGCTGTTCTTTGAGATCTTCCAAACGCCATTCGATGAACTCCTTTTCTTTCCCATTGATACAGGAAGGCTCAAAAATCCTTTGAAATCTTTCCCATAGCTGTTGTGAACCGCAAATCAAATCGGCATCAAGGAGAGCCGTCTTCGTTTGCAAATCTCGATTTGCCCAAGCAATAATTTCTTCTAGTTGATGGGTCGAATGTCCTACATCCAATCCTATATCCCACAAAAAATATAGAATCTTGTGGATTAATTCATAAATAACATCCTCTGCCCCTTTTTGAGGATCATACAAGAAGAGCAAATCGATGTCACTAGCTGGAGAAAGCTCTTTTCTTCCAAACCCACCTACCGCCACAAGCGCAACGGATGGCTCTTCAAAGGCCATAGGGGAAAAGAGTTGTTCTAAAGCCATTTCCCACATATGGGTCAATATGACCATGAAGAGTTCTGCCCGCTTCCTAGCAATCGATTTGCCGCTAGTCCCTAAAGCCCCCTCCATTCGCAAATGATGCAATTCTTTTTTAAGAAAATTTTTGTAAAACAAAACAAGATCCTTTGGCTTTTTCTTGCTTTGGATCAGTTCTTTTTCTATTTCCTTTAATGACTTATCGAATGAACTCATCTTCCTTTTGCAACGCTTAACTTTTCCATTATCATAACTCAACGACATACTCTTTACAAAGACTGCTCACAGAAAGAAATTAACATTATGATTCAACTTGGACTCAACATCGATCATGTTGCAACGCTCAGGCAGGCAAGGTATAAACATAACCCTTTTGCTTTTAATGCTGAGCCATCACCCCTCGAAGCTGCAAAAATAGCTCAGGATGCAGGAGCCCACTCTATCACAGCTCATCTGCGGGAGGACAGGCGGCATATTCAGCTAGAAGATATGCAACTTCTCCGCTCTGCGGTCAAACATTTGAATATGGAAATGGCTCCCATCTCCGAAATGGTCGAAATAGCCTTGCAGATTAAACCAGAGGAGGTTTGCTTGGTTCCAGAAAAAAGAGAAGAAGTTACAACCGAAGGCGGCCTGGATGTGGTTAGCCACCTCCCATCAATCAGGAAGGTGGTATCGGAACTTTCTCAAGCCAACATCATTGTCAGCCTTTTTATAGATCCCGATCCCGACCAGATAAAAGCCGCCAAGCAAACGGGCGCCCATTGTATTGAACTGCATACGGGCCAATATGCCATGGCTACTGATTTAGAATTCATCGAAAAAGAAATTGAAAAACATAAGCAATGCGCTTTGCTTGCCCATGAATTGCAGCTACAGGTTAATGCAGGCCATGGGCTAAACTATAAAAATGTTAGTCGATATATTCGTTCCGTTCCCTTCCTTCACACGCTCAACATTGGCCATGCGATTATTTCGGCAGCCCTCTTTTTAGGTCTTGAAAATGCTCTAAAGAAAATGCTTAGCTTGATCGAAAAAGCCGCTTAACTCATGGATATCATAGCCGTTGGAATCGATTTGGTGGAGAACAGTCGGATTGAATCGGTTTTAAGCCGTTTTGGGGACCGATTTTTAAAAAAGATTTATAGAGAATCCGAACTGGCCTATTGCTTTTCAATGGCCAATCCCATTCCTCATCTTTCAGTTCGATTTGCAGCAAAAGAGGCCGCGATCAAAGCTCTAGGAAGTCCTATCGCTTATTGGAAAGATATTGAAGTGCTTGCTAAGAAAAATCGAGCACCCCAACTTTTCTTTCATGGGGAAGTTCTTAAACTCTCTTCTTCAAAAGGCGTAAGCTCTACCTACATCAGCCTTTCTCATTGCCGTTCGACCAGTGCTGCCGTCGTCATTCTCACGGGTTGATCGGCCTTGAGATCTTCCCCCTATAGGAAACAACATTTAGACCTTCGTTTATTCCTTATAGAAGATCGCTTTGATCATTCCTTCCTTAAACTCATACAGCGCTTTAGCCGCAGCCACCTTTGCTTGCCAGCTTTTATCCATTGCCTCAACGTAATGTTCGGCCCCGTTCTCAAGTTCAGCTCCCCATTTGGCCCTTATTTTTTCTTTGAGGATTTCCTTAAAAACCTCTTCCCAAGCTTCACCGCTTGTCTCTTTATATCTGCTTAGAAGATACTCAATCAGATCTTCCTGTTTTTCACAGCAGGATTTCGTTGCGCTTTGACAATTTTCGCTCTTTTCCATGAAATATTCCTTCTTTCTTTTTTTTCTTTTTCGAATCGTTCCATGGACATAAGATTCCCATGAGCCGATTCTTCTTTTGAAATAGAGACTAGCCGATTTTCACTACAGAAACAAGAAGTTTAAAAAATGTATCGAGAGTGGTTTATGGCAGAGCCTTGCAACAAACTTTGGGACTTATTTTTTCACTAACCTCTTTGGGGAAGGATAGACGCAGGGACAACAACCCATGACTTGACAGAAGACCTTACTGAAATAACTCAGGCTTGAATAGCCAACAGCGAAAGCAGCTTCGGTAACATTATAATCGCCTCTTTTCAATAGCTCGGCAGCTTTTTCTATGCGCAAATTTCTAACATACACAGGAATAGACATTCCTGTTTCCTTAGAAAAAAGTCGACTTAAGTAAGAAGGACTTACTCCCAGATACCGAGCTAAATCAGAAAGCCGAATAGCGCTTGTGAAGTGTACTTTAAGATATTCTTTTGCCTTACTGACAATCAACTTATGAGCTGGAGAAAGCGGACAGATCTTTTCTTCCGTATGCATAGGCTCAAAGAGGACTTCTGCCGCTGCTTCCAAGGAAATAGCATGAGCATAAAGAGAGAGAGCTGGTTGAGAAAGAGTCCCAGACAAAAGAATTTCCAGACGTGATTCCAAAGAAAAGGAAATTTCATGAGGATTGCCGATTAACGGTTCTTCTCTTTTTCCCTCTAGCCAGGCTTTTACCGATGGCAAAAGCCATTCTTCCAATCCTTTAAGTTCCTGTGCCAGAGCATTTCTTGACCATTCCACTGTGACAAACTGCGCATATTCCCCGCCGATTCTTTCAGCGCGTAGGTCCTTATCTGTAAGCGCATAAAAACCTACCGTTCCAGGTCGAAACTCTACTTGTGCCTCCTCCGAATACACAATGCCATAGCCAAGCTTATTGATACAGATCTCAAGGCTGTTTCGATGAAAACTTCTCGACCAATCAAAAGAGCCATCAAGGCGTGATTCAACAATTTCTAAACTCCAACCCTGAGCATAGAAATTCCCAGCAATCTGCCTCCACCTTCCAGAAATATCTTTCCATGCCCCCGTTCAATTTTCGCTAAATTCATCGCTTTTTTTTTCTGCAAAATTAGAAACAGTGTCAACTTATTTTGATGCGGTATCCGCTGGATCTAAAATCATCAGCCGATACCCGATTCCAGGCTCTGTGAGGAGTAATTTTGGCTGCACAGAATTTTCCTCTATCTTTTCTCTTAGCCTGGCCATATACACTCGCAGATAATGGATCTGCTCAACTGAATGAGGCCCCCATATTTCCTGCAAAATCTGCCGGTGGGTCAACACCTTGCCGGCATGACGGATCAGTAGTCTTAAGATGCTATATTCCGTAGCCGTCAAATGAACCTCTTTTTTGTTAAAAAAGACCCGCCTGTGGACAAGATCGACTTCCAAGCCATCAGTCCGAAAAACTTGCAGGCATTCTTGAGGTTGTAGCCTTCGGAACAACACTCTCATTCTGGCCATTAGTTCTTCATCTCCAAAAGGTTTGGTTAAATAGTCATCAGCCCCACTATCCAAAGCCTGGACTTTCTCTTTTTCCTGATCCACTGCCGAAAGAACAAGAATAGGAACTTGGCTCCATTCCCTTATTCTTTGGATAACAGTGATTCCGCTTATATCTGGAAGTAATAAATCAAGGATGATGAGATCAGGCCTTCTCTGAGCTGCTTCCAATATTCCTTCTTCCCCTTTGGCAGCCACATAAACCCGATAGCCTTTTGTTTCAAGAATCAATCTTAACAATTTGAGCATTTGCGGCTCATCATCAATGACAAGTACAGCATGTGGCATCTGTCTTTCTTTATTCATCGCCTCTGACTGTTCAAACTTTTGAGGTTTCATCCTTTTGCGGCATTGGGAAGGTTTCTGGCACATTTTCTAAGGGGAGGATAATGGAAAAGACAGCACCTCCTTCCGGACGATTTTGAACCTGCACCTTTCCTCCATGCGCATCGACTACGCCTTTAACGATCGATAGCCCCAATCCTGTCCCTCCCGGAGGAGCGCCTGTGCCTCGATAAAACTTTTCAAAAATTCGGGTTAACATTTCAGGATCGATGCCGGGTCCTCTATCCGCCACCTGGAGAACCAAAGCATTTTTCTTTACTGAAACATTTAGTTCCACAGGGGAACCAGCGGGGGTGTGTATAGCAGCGTTGAGTAAAAGATTATTTAAAGCTTCTAACATCAACGAAAAATCGATCCGGACTAAGGGAATGCCCTGCTGAATGTTGACTGTAAGAGGTCTACCAGCCAACTCCTTTTCGGTTTCTTTTAAGGCAAGGTTGATTAAATCATGAATGTCAGTCCATTCTCTTTTCAATTTAAATCTACCAGATTCGATTCTTGCCATATCCAGTAGATTGCGCACCAGCCTATTGAGCCGAAATGTTGCGGATTTGATTTCTTCCAATAAAACTCGCTGATCCGTGCTGCTGATCAAGCGATCTTCCTTACTTAACGATTCGACCGCGGCTGTTATAACTGCTAGAGGCGTTCGCATTTCATGGGAAATGGAATTAAGAAACGTACGGCTCAGTCTTTCAGATTCGGCAACTACCCTAGCATGCTCGGCCAACTCAGCAAGCCTTTGCCGATCAATGACAAGAGCGATCTGATTAGCAAAAGCTTGAATGAGGCTTTTTTGATCGAAAGAAAGCGATTGGATCCCCGGAATGTTTATCCCAAGAACCCCTACGCATCCCTTATGCGTGGTCAGGGGAACATAATAGGCTTTGGACAGAGGCAGGTTTTCTGTAAACCTGCCTGCCGCTTTGCCATGTTCAAAAGCCCAATTGGCGACTCCTGCTTCCTTTTCTGTCACCTTTAAGGTACTTGCCCAATGGGGAAGACCAGAAAGCTTATTGTTATAAGGATTCACTAGAAAAACGGCCACTTCCGCTTGGAAAACGTGGGTTAGCTGCTCGACCACTTTTATAACAATCTCATCGAGTCCAGCCGCTTGAGAAAGTTCCTGACTGAGCATATAAAGAGCAGAAATTCTGGCTTCTCTTCTTCTCTCCGCTTTTTCTTGAGCTCTTAATCTAGCAATAAACTGACCTAAGACCAGAGCAACGACAAAATAAGTAAACACAACAAATCCGTTCTCAATACCCTGAATCCCCGTTACAAACCGAGGAGAAAGAAAAACATA
Encoded proteins:
- a CDS encoding protoglobin domain-containing protein, whose translation is MHANIVAVTQFILEQMPESCRFDPEDGEKLLSLRPYLYPLEDKLVKGFYDLLYSHPPTASIFDPTEREKREWTLRNWWRRTLDGPFDLQYWTWQAAVGIIHIRRKVKNPMMIGMWGWILNFIGKEISNYLSYNEFLSATEVLHRLAATAQALTAESYLHHYLIALSQATGTELQLLDRLVLIELDQIQEILSQRR
- the ispF gene encoding 2-C-methyl-D-erythritol 2,4-cyclodiphosphate synthase, translating into MIRTGIGYDVHKLVKGRKLVIGGVEIPFEFGLLGHSDGDVLIHAMADAILGAIGKRDIGFFFPNSEQRWKDVSSLVFLNEISQLLSKENWKVENIDSVVICEQPKLSPFIDEMKIKISLSLGIDPSQIGIKATTNEKLGFLGRAEGIAAFASCLLSSAPVPSYASP
- a CDS encoding NAD(P)-dependent oxidoreductase, giving the protein MSVHKIALIGTGLLGHSIAERWLLTSHSLLVYNRTASKAMDLIALGAKLCSSVSEAIEAANAIFLVLSDATVTKNLLFESNVPSAFHGKTFFQMGTISPEESEELALKIQEKGGSFVELPVLGSKNEAKSGTLLLMFGGSEEEYHRWYPLLSALGKVFFTGDPRKAAVLKLALNQLIISSIIAFSTSFSMVLKERIDPELFMEILRKSSLYCATFDKKLPRILNKDYSSANFTLKLLLKDLTLCLKETEKLSIQSEPLKAYEKLIRKAIDQGFENCDYSSVFEAIYQIL
- a CDS encoding cupin domain-containing protein, coding for MNNQSMEIRIEKNPTQQRLKELGISHWPIWEKEVSKFDWHYPEEETCYLLEGEAIISSANNKPIRIVQGDLVVFPKGLSCQWEIVKKVKKHYKIG
- a CDS encoding GAF domain-containing protein, yielding MKSASEDKNNVLTAKKASLLSINKIKRLLTVQGVIRHFLKIAIDLTQSDSGSFVLFNPNTGFLDIEASFGLKRRAKKTKLRVGEGITGWVATSGKTLRIDDVSKDWRYVSIDPRIRSELAVPIEWQSTIVGVLNVDSHEKCHYRPQHEKQLETIASEAAQWLSYAWEIEKLRQQAKQLSTLIEIGRTIVSQEDLEKTLEGVVRNAVFFMNANKGKLFLLNREKSELLLIASYDSNKEDIKKEKMVISLSESIFGVVVKKCKPLAIQDIHEESLMHCPEFALENEMVSFLAVPLVFGKECQGLLAIFTATPHRFSNSQIQLLQTLADLSAVALAKARLLERIVQTEENLREGERLLSLGLLAAEIAHEIRNPLTVIHMLLHSLKMRIKEDPVSQRDLEVLEKKMSQLNRIVDQVLVIGRSTEPALEVMKVEEIIDDVLLLSRHKLAGQRIEVQTKISPLLPNLKADRAQVEQAVLNLILNAIQAMGEGGRLEIIAEIQHNDAEPYLAIRVKDTGSGMTQAEIEDIFVPFLTRKKEGTGLGLAIVQKIMENHRGKVEVHSTLGQGSTFSLLFPLLD
- the glnD gene encoding [protein-PII] uridylyltransferase gives rise to the protein MSSFDKSLKEIEKELIQSKKKPKDLVLFYKNFLKKELHHLRMEGALGTSGKSIARKRAELFMVILTHMWEMALEQLFSPMAFEEPSVALVAVGGFGRKELSPASDIDLLFLYDPQKGAEDVIYELIHKILYFLWDIGLDVGHSTHQLEEIIAWANRDLQTKTALLDADLICGSQQLWERFQRIFEPSCINGKEKEFIEWRLEDLKEQHRKYGATVLVQEPNIKWGCGGLRDYQSLFWIARVKEKITQKEQIVSEKWMELKDWEKLENAYDFLLRVREELHFREKRKFDLLTLGSQGKIATALGYPQKDILARVEEFMRHFYDHALQIYLIANTTAQAIAAQKKGFLSKGRTSKPFGSFAIENHSLEVVNPEKLTENPLLILKAFSFIQRWGLKIGPTLKIQIKNRLHLIHANFLRRRDVRNLIRLIFSRKGQVGEVCRQMHEIGLLGKLFPEFAPLRCLVQHEFFHRYTADEHTLKAIEVIDSLLGAKEAPYKNFASLFHQLQNPFILYLAILLHDTGRAANRRKHHEELSAVNAMNAAKRLRLSAEELSDLVFLVDQHLLMGQIAVRRNLEDEETILDFARRVGSQQRLDMLLLLTFADQEGTGESKNWTSWKNLLLWELYHQTSRALANREEFIIERRKSIEQIKEKTKARLSSRIDEEEVEAHFNNLPLRYFQTFSEEAISIHIELIHRFFMNQIDSSSNVLAPVVKWIDKPELDHSEVIIVTWDRLGVFSRICGSFSILGLSILSADIHTRNDGIVLDVFKVCTSNKEFASKEQYKNAFCKILEKAFLSESFDITEQLTKNRTIIKEDFEGEFPTSITFDQDSSKKYTILDIQTPDKPALLYRISNALLALGIEIVSARIATEKGAALDTFYIVNKNGEKIVKDEEIKEILRNIRKAVGI
- a CDS encoding pyridoxine 5'-phosphate synthase, producing the protein MIQLGLNIDHVATLRQARYKHNPFAFNAEPSPLEAAKIAQDAGAHSITAHLREDRRHIQLEDMQLLRSAVKHLNMEMAPISEMVEIALQIKPEEVCLVPEKREEVTTEGGLDVVSHLPSIRKVVSELSQANIIVSLFIDPDPDQIKAAKQTGAHCIELHTGQYAMATDLEFIEKEIEKHKQCALLAHELQLQVNAGHGLNYKNVSRYIRSVPFLHTLNIGHAIISAALFLGLENALKKMLSLIEKAA
- the acpS gene encoding holo-ACP synthase produces the protein MDIIAVGIDLVENSRIESVLSRFGDRFLKKIYRESELAYCFSMANPIPHLSVRFAAKEAAIKALGSPIAYWKDIEVLAKKNRAPQLFFHGEVLKLSSSKGVSSTYISLSHCRSTSAAVVILTG
- a CDS encoding helix-turn-helix transcriptional regulator, coding for MYSEEAQVEFRPGTVGFYALTDKDLRAERIGGEYAQFVTVEWSRNALAQELKGLEEWLLPSVKAWLEGKREEPLIGNPHEISFSLESRLEILLSGTLSQPALSLYAHAISLEAAAEVLFEPMHTEEKICPLSPAHKLIVSKAKEYLKVHFTSAIRLSDLARYLGVSPSYLSRLFSKETGMSIPVYVRNLRIEKAAELLKRGDYNVTEAAFAVGYSSLSYFSKVFCQVMGCCPCVYPSPKRLVKK